One Hordeum vulgare subsp. vulgare chromosome 4H, MorexV3_pseudomolecules_assembly, whole genome shotgun sequence DNA window includes the following coding sequences:
- the LOC123448025 gene encoding exocyst complex component EXO70A1-like, translating to MAVSALPRTMEALTRRATMLRDSLHKSQGNTDGMVAILGSFDHRLSALEAAMRPTQVRTHAIRMAHENIDKTLKAGEAILSQFDLTRRAEATILRGPHEDLESYLEAVDILKGISRFFSSNKNFRSSEGILNHVNGLLAKSSLKIEEEFKQLMSTYSKPIEPDRLFDCLPKSLRPSKDDTEPGNDNQSDHPSKGLETAVYRTPTLVPPRILPLMNDIAQQLVQAGNQQSCYKIYRESRGSALELSLRKLGVEKLSKDDVQKMQWEALEAKIGNWIHFMRIAVKLLLAGERKICDQIFEGVNFNKDQCFAEMATNSVVTLLSFGDAVAKSKRSPEKLFVLLDMYEVMRELQSEIEVVFEGKACSEMREAALGLTKRLAQTAQETFADFEEAVEKDASKTIVQDGTVHPLTSYVINYVKFLFDYQSTLKLLFQEFETGSETESQLAVVTMRIMQALQNNLDGKSKQYKDPALTHLFLMNNVHYMVRSVRRSEAKDILGDDWIQRHRRIVQQNANQYKRVAWAKVLQALSVQGAPGSTGSSTPADLNSSGVSRAVVKERFKAFNTQFEELHAKQSLWIVPDQELRESLRLAIAEVLLPAYRSFIKRFGNLVGSGKNPLKYIRYSPELVDKLLGEFFEGQQYGEPKHQHRL from the exons ATGGCGGTGTCGGCGCTTCCGCGGACGATGGAGGCGCTGACGCGGCGGGCCACCATGTTGCGCGACTCGCTGCACAAGAGCCAGGGGAACACGGACGGCATGGTCGCCATCCTCGGCTCCTTCGACCACCGCCTCTCCGCGCTCGAGGCCGCCATGCGCCCCACCCAG GTGAGGACGCATGCGATCCGGATGGCGCACGAGAACATCGACAAGACGCTCAAGGCCGGCGAAGCCATCCTCTCCCAGTTCGACCTTACCCGTCGG GCCGAGGCAACGATATTAAGAGGTCCCCATGAGGATTTGGAGAGCTACTTGGAGGCAGTGGATATTCTGAAAGGAATCTCCCGCTTCTTTTCCTCGAATAAGAACTTCAGAAGCAGTGAAGGAATTCTGAATCACGTCAACGGTCTGTTAGCGAAGTCTTCTCTGAAGATCGAAGAAGAATTTAAGCAGCTGATGAGTACGTACAG CAAACCAATTGAGCCCGATCGTCTCTTTGATTGTCTACCCAAGTCTCTGCGGCCATCAAAAGACGACACTGAGCCTGGGAACGATAACCAGTCTGACCATCCATCCAAAGGCTTGGAAACTGCTGTATACAGGACCCCGACACTAGTTCCTCCAAGAATACTGCCACTCATGAATGACATAGCTCAGCAGTTGGTTCAGGCTGGAAATCAACAGTCATGCTACAAAATTTACAG AGAATCCCGTGGTTCAGCACTAGAGTTGAGCCTTCGGAAGCTGGGAGTAGAAAAACTTAGTAAAGATGACGTGCAAAAGATGCAATGGGAGGCTTTGGAGGCTAAGATTGGAAACTGGATACACTTTATGCGTATTGCG GTTAAACTACTACTAGCTGGAGAAAGAAAAATCTGCGATCAGATTTTTGAGGGTGTCAACTTTAACAAGGACCAATGTTTTGCAGAAATGGCAACAAATAGCGTTGTGACTCTTCTCAGCTTTGGAGATGCTGTTGCCAAAAGCAAAAGGTCTCCTGAAAAGCTGTTTGTATTGCTAGACATGTACGAAGTAATGCGTGAACTTCAATCAGAG ATTGAGGTGGTTTTCGAAGGAAAGGCTTGCTCTGAGATGAGAGAGGCTGCATTGGGCTTGACTAAGCGCTTGGCACAAACTGCTCAAGAAACCTTCGCTGATTTTGAGGAGGCAGTTGAGAAGGATGCTTCAAAGACTATCGTTCAAGATGGAACTGTCCATCCTCTGACAAGCTATGTGATTAATTATGTTAAATTCCTATTTGA TTATCAGTCGACGCTGAAGCTTCTGTTTCAGGAATTCGAAACTGGTAGTgagacagaatctcagcttgctgTTGTTACTATGAGGATAATGCAAGCACTACAGAATAACCTAGATGGAAAATCGAAACAATATAAGGATCCTGCGTTGACTCACTTATTTCTTATGAACAATGTTCACTATATGGTTAGATCTGTACGCAG ATCAGAAGCAAAGGATATACTTGGCGATGACTGGATTCAGAGGCACCGTAGAATTGTGCAGCAAAATGCCAATCAGTACAAACGTGTTGCTTGGGCAAAG GTTCTTCAGGCACTTTCCGTACAAGGTGCGCCAGGCAGCACTGGTTCGTCAACACCAGCAGACCTTAACAGCAGCGGAGTTTCAAGAGCTGTGGTCAAAGAACG GTTTAAAGCATTCAATACGCAATTTGAAGAACTTCACGCGAAGCAATCTCTATGGATTGTACCTGATCAAGAATTGCGTGAATCCTTGAGGCTTGCTATAGCTGAGGTTCTGTTGCCAGCCTATCGATCTTTCATAAAACGTTTCGG CAATCTTGTTGGGAGCGGCAAGAATCCGCTGAAGTACATCAGATACAGCCCCGAACTGGTGGACAAACTCCTGGGCGAGTTCTTCGAAGGGCAGCAATATGGCGAGCCGAAGCACCAGCATCGCCTGTAA
- the LOC123448026 gene encoding uncharacterized protein LOC123448026 isoform X2 translates to MPIPPTFFAIATLTRLYLGVFEFPDTRTLPRAASFPHLRELGLCCVGILRREDMDFVLTRSPVLEILCIQVNMLVKHLLLLSRSLRCVQIIESIDLSITVKDAPHLERLVIWAASVRDDLPRKVKIGHAPALSLLGYLDPERHSLEIGNTVIKVGAIECVQSHMKLMVFYGFRGERGELSFLKFVLESARALTKLVIVFTKGSFTSMAEASSKGTRSRAPLLFVAATFKEKPGVC, encoded by the exons ATGCCCATCCCTCCCACCTTCTTCGCCATTGCAACGCTCACCCGCCTGTACCTTGGCGTCTTCGAGTTTCCTGACACGAGGACCCTCCCGCGCGCCGCGTCATTCCCACACCTCCGCGAGCTCGGCCTCTGCTGCGTGGGGATCCTGAGGCGGGAGGACATGGACTTCGTCCTCACCAGGAGCCCTGTGCTGGAGATCCTATGCATCCAAGTGAACATGCTGGTGAAACACCTGCTCCTCCTCAGCCGCAGCCTCCGGTGCGTGCAGATCATCGAAAGCATTGATCTGAGCATCACAGTGAAAGACGCCCCGCACCTCGAGAGGCTCGTCATCTGGGCAGCATCGGTCCGCGATGACTTGCCcaggaaggtcaagattggccatGCCCCTGCACTAAGCTTGCTTGGCTATCTGGACCCGGAACGGCACAGCCTAGAGATCGGCAACACCGTCATCAAG GTTGGCGCCATCGAATGCGTGCAGTCACATATGAAGCTGATGGTCTTCTACGGCTTCCGAGGGGAGCGGGGCGAGCTGTCCTTCCTCAAGTTCGTCCTGGAGAGCGCACGGGCGCTGACGAAGCTGGTGATCGTGTTTACCAAGGGAAGCTTCACCTCAATGGCTGAGGCCAGCTCCAAG GGGACCCGTTCACGCGCACCGCTGCTCTTCGTGGCTGCAACTTTTAAGGAGAAGCCGGGTGTTTGCTGA
- the LOC123448026 gene encoding uncharacterized protein LOC123448026 isoform X1, whose amino-acid sequence MPIPPTFFAIATLTRLYLGVFEFPDTRTLPRAASFPHLRELGLCCVGILRREDMDFVLTRSPVLEILCIQVNMLVKHLLLLSRSLRCVQIIESIDLSITVKDAPHLERLVIWAASVRDDLPRKVKIGHAPALSLLGYLDPERHSLEIGNTVIKVGAIECVQSHMKLMVFYGFRGERGELSFLKFVLESARALTKLVIVFTKGSFTSMAEASSKVKPLFAAKWASKNCSLVLLESVFQAGEDKWLLNFKAGSDFSTGDPFTRTAALRGCNF is encoded by the exons ATGCCCATCCCTCCCACCTTCTTCGCCATTGCAACGCTCACCCGCCTGTACCTTGGCGTCTTCGAGTTTCCTGACACGAGGACCCTCCCGCGCGCCGCGTCATTCCCACACCTCCGCGAGCTCGGCCTCTGCTGCGTGGGGATCCTGAGGCGGGAGGACATGGACTTCGTCCTCACCAGGAGCCCTGTGCTGGAGATCCTATGCATCCAAGTGAACATGCTGGTGAAACACCTGCTCCTCCTCAGCCGCAGCCTCCGGTGCGTGCAGATCATCGAAAGCATTGATCTGAGCATCACAGTGAAAGACGCCCCGCACCTCGAGAGGCTCGTCATCTGGGCAGCATCGGTCCGCGATGACTTGCCcaggaaggtcaagattggccatGCCCCTGCACTAAGCTTGCTTGGCTATCTGGACCCGGAACGGCACAGCCTAGAGATCGGCAACACCGTCATCAAG GTTGGCGCCATCGAATGCGTGCAGTCACATATGAAGCTGATGGTCTTCTACGGCTTCCGAGGGGAGCGGGGCGAGCTGTCCTTCCTCAAGTTCGTCCTGGAGAGCGCACGGGCGCTGACGAAGCTGGTGATCGTGTTTACCAAGGGAAGCTTCACCTCAATGGCTGAGGCCAGCTCCAAGGTGAAACCTCTGTTTGCTGCAAAATGGGCCAGCAAAAACTGCTCACTGGTGCTCTTGGAGAGTGTATTTCAAGCAGGTGAAGACAAGTGGTTGCTCAACTTCAAAGCTGGATCTGATTTCTCTACAGGGGACCCGTTCACGCGCACCGCTGCTCTTCGTGGCTGCAACTTTTAA